From Pusillibacter faecalis, one genomic window encodes:
- a CDS encoding ABC transporter permease, protein MKVSNGKTIRRLGWRSMRAARTRNLVAIAAIALTTVLFTSLFTIAMSINDGFQQSNFRQVGGWSHGGFKYLTEEQFHELRDDPLIDEWGLRRFLGMPREVPFNKSHVEVGYSDANEAHWMYCDPVEGRLPQEGTDEAATDTHVLELLGVAPEIGAKFTVTFDVDGHPTTQTFTLCGWWEYDEAIVANHILIPESRVDAILDEVGVDPAASADGMTGSWNLDVMLKGGSRHIEQDLNQILADHGYQSEAAGDDYINTGVNWGYTGAQLSDSMDPLTMIAIGAVLALIIFTGYLIIYNVFQISVTNDIRFYGLLKTIGTTPRQLRRIIRQQALTLSLAGIPLGLVIGWLVGGRLTPVIVAQLDGVVSVASANPLIFVGAAGFSLVTVLLSCRKPGRMAGRVSPIEAVRYTEGGNLKRKTKRNVKGVSLFSMAWANLGRSRGKSAITVISLSLAVVLLTITATITRGFDMDKYVSNFTASDFIVADAGQFQTGGEGFNTDMGIPQSVIDDIDAQGGITGGGLVYGETSAVQEFVTEDYYRSVWSRWNDPETLDLMVASKDRNEDGLLSDRAQLYGMEQFPLDHLTVLDGDLSKLSEPGGRYVAAVYSDDDYGNPEMDSHWARLGDTVTLRYVEEFEYYNPNTGEVYGPLENVPAGANYVSRAVKYRDVEYEVAALVVVPRALSYRYYGADEFIMNDQTFIQDTGTDSVMYYAFDTTDEANAGMETFLQDYTENVNPQFDYESKATYAAEFEGMRAMFLMLGGALSFIVGLVGVLNFFNAILTGITVRKREFAVLQSIGMTGKQLKTMLVYEGLLYALGAVVISLVLAVVLSPLAFRAVGNLFWFFTYRFTISPILIVAPIFALLGILVPLAVYRSVAKSTIVERLREAEA, encoded by the coding sequence ATGAAGGTTTCCAACGGCAAGACCATCCGGCGCCTGGGCTGGCGCTCCATGCGGGCGGCCAGGACGCGCAATCTCGTCGCCATTGCGGCCATCGCTCTGACCACGGTGCTCTTCACGTCCCTTTTTACCATCGCCATGTCCATCAACGACGGCTTCCAGCAGTCCAACTTCCGTCAGGTGGGCGGCTGGTCCCACGGCGGCTTCAAGTACCTGACGGAAGAGCAGTTCCACGAGCTGAGGGACGATCCCCTGATTGACGAATGGGGCCTGCGGCGCTTCCTGGGGATGCCCCGTGAGGTGCCCTTCAACAAGTCCCACGTGGAGGTGGGCTATTCCGATGCCAACGAGGCCCACTGGATGTACTGCGACCCAGTGGAGGGCCGATTGCCGCAGGAGGGCACCGACGAGGCCGCCACGGACACCCATGTGCTGGAGCTGCTGGGCGTGGCACCGGAGATCGGCGCCAAGTTCACCGTCACCTTCGATGTGGACGGACACCCCACGACCCAGACCTTTACGCTTTGCGGCTGGTGGGAGTATGACGAGGCCATTGTGGCAAACCACATCCTGATTCCGGAAAGCCGGGTGGATGCCATCCTGGACGAGGTGGGCGTGGACCCCGCCGCCTCCGCCGACGGCATGACCGGCAGTTGGAACCTGGATGTGATGCTCAAAGGTGGCTCCCGGCACATTGAGCAGGATCTGAATCAGATCCTGGCCGACCACGGCTACCAGAGCGAAGCCGCTGGGGACGACTACATCAACACCGGCGTGAACTGGGGCTACACCGGCGCCCAGCTCTCCGACAGCATGGACCCCCTCACGATGATCGCCATCGGCGCGGTGCTGGCGCTGATCATCTTTACCGGCTATCTCATCATCTACAATGTCTTCCAGATCTCCGTCACCAATGATATTCGGTTCTACGGCCTGCTGAAGACCATCGGCACCACCCCCCGGCAGCTGCGGCGGATCATCCGCCAGCAGGCGCTGACGCTGTCCCTGGCGGGCATCCCACTGGGGCTTGTGATCGGCTGGCTGGTGGGCGGACGGTTGACGCCGGTGATCGTTGCCCAGCTGGACGGGGTGGTGAGCGTTGCCTCCGCGAACCCCTTGATCTTTGTGGGCGCGGCAGGATTCTCCCTGGTGACGGTGCTGCTTTCCTGCCGCAAGCCTGGCCGCATGGCCGGCCGGGTCTCCCCCATTGAGGCGGTGCGCTACACGGAGGGCGGGAATCTCAAGCGCAAGACAAAGCGGAATGTCAAGGGGGTCTCCCTGTTCTCCATGGCCTGGGCCAACCTGGGCCGCAGCCGGGGCAAGAGTGCGATTACCGTGATTTCCCTGTCCCTGGCGGTGGTGCTGCTGACCATCACCGCGACCATTACCCGGGGCTTTGACATGGATAAGTACGTCTCCAACTTCACCGCCAGCGACTTCATTGTGGCGGACGCCGGCCAGTTCCAAACCGGCGGAGAAGGTTTTAACACGGATATGGGGATTCCCCAGTCTGTCATTGATGACATCGACGCCCAAGGCGGCATCACCGGCGGCGGTCTGGTCTACGGCGAGACCTCCGCTGTGCAGGAGTTTGTCACCGAGGACTACTACCGCTCTGTCTGGAGCCGCTGGAACGACCCGGAGACGCTGGACTTGATGGTGGCTTCCAAAGACCGCAATGAGGACGGTCTGCTGTCCGACCGGGCGCAGCTCTATGGCATGGAGCAGTTTCCCCTGGACCACCTGACGGTGCTGGACGGGGATCTCAGCAAGCTCAGCGAACCCGGCGGGCGGTATGTGGCCGCCGTGTACAGCGACGACGACTACGGCAACCCGGAGATGGACTCCCACTGGGCCCGGCTGGGAGACACGGTCACACTGCGGTATGTGGAGGAATTTGAGTACTATAACCCCAACACCGGCGAGGTCTACGGCCCCTTGGAAAACGTGCCGGCCGGGGCCAACTATGTGAGCCGGGCGGTGAAGTACCGGGACGTGGAGTATGAGGTGGCGGCACTGGTGGTAGTGCCCAGGGCTCTGAGCTACCGCTACTACGGCGCGGACGAGTTCATCATGAACGACCAGACCTTCATCCAGGACACCGGCACGGACAGCGTCATGTACTACGCCTTTGATACCACCGACGAGGCAAATGCCGGTATGGAGACCTTCCTCCAGGACTATACGGAGAACGTGAATCCCCAGTTCGACTACGAGAGCAAGGCCACCTACGCCGCGGAGTTCGAGGGTATGCGGGCCATGTTCCTCATGCTGGGCGGGGCGCTGAGCTTTATCGTGGGACTGGTGGGCGTGCTGAACTTCTTCAACGCCATCCTCACCGGCATCACGGTGCGCAAGCGGGAGTTTGCCGTGCTCCAATCCATCGGTATGACGGGAAAGCAGCTCAAGACCATGCTGGTATATGAGGGATTACTCTATGCCCTGGGAGCGGTGGTGATCTCTCTGGTGCTGGCGGTGGTGCTGAGCCCCCTGGCCTTCCGCGCCGTGGGGAACCTGTTCTGGTTCTTCACCTACCGCTTCACCATTTCTCCCATTTTGATTGTGGCTCCCATCTTCGCGCTGCTGGGCATCCTGGTGCCCCTGGCAGTGTACCGCTCTGTGGCCAAGTCCACCATTGTAGAGCGGCTGCGGGAGGCGGAAGCCTGA
- a CDS encoding ABC transporter ATP-binding protein, which translates to MLTVKDLHKSYQVGKTTYEVLKGVSLSVETGEFVAVMGPSGSGKTTLLNCISCYIPADSGQITLGTEELARLDEDALAAVRNRKLGFVFQDFLLLDGLTVRENILLPAIISGAVGHLTEARADQLCDVFGISAIRNKYPAEISGGEKQRTAVARALINHPLVILADEPTGNLDSKSSRAVIRSFQQARDALEATIFMVTHDSYAASFCDRVIILRDGVVWRTLEKGATDRSAFQDQLLDAIRDMSRE; encoded by the coding sequence ATGCTGACTGTCAAAGACCTGCACAAATCCTATCAGGTGGGTAAGACCACCTACGAGGTGCTCAAGGGCGTAAGCCTCTCGGTGGAGACCGGGGAGTTCGTGGCCGTGATGGGACCCTCCGGTTCCGGCAAGACCACCCTCTTAAACTGCATCTCCTGCTACATTCCAGCCGACAGCGGCCAGATCACCCTGGGTACGGAGGAGCTGGCCCGCCTGGACGAGGACGCCCTGGCCGCTGTCCGCAACCGGAAGCTGGGCTTTGTTTTCCAGGATTTCCTGCTCCTGGACGGCCTGACGGTCCGGGAGAACATCCTTCTGCCCGCCATCATCTCCGGCGCTGTCGGCCACCTGACGGAGGCTCGGGCGGACCAGCTGTGCGATGTGTTCGGCATCTCCGCCATCCGGAACAAGTACCCGGCGGAGATTTCCGGCGGCGAAAAGCAGCGCACTGCCGTTGCCCGGGCCCTCATCAACCACCCCCTGGTGATCCTGGCCGACGAGCCCACCGGCAACCTGGACTCCAAGTCCAGCCGTGCCGTCATCCGCTCCTTCCAGCAGGCCCGGGACGCTCTGGAGGCCACCATCTTCATGGTAACTCACGACTCCTACGCCGCCTCTTTCTGCGACCGGGTCATCATCCTTCGGGACGGCGTGGTGTGGCGGACCCTGGAAAAGGGCGCCACGGACCGCTCCGCCTTTCAGGACCAGCTCCTGGACGCCATCCGGGACATGAGCAGGGAGTGA
- a CDS encoding ABC transporter permease has translation MKTFSQVYARLRRKNRGQYALLALCCFFSVLLITAYVCMMRSPTILSVLPEGGDSRKQVMMVFVLAVIGCGVFTTYAAGLFFRQKSRETGVFLALGASRRQLRSEMGKELAVLSLGSCAAGAVLGGPLAWAVWQLFRLFLVDSQEMSLSFDPRSYLLALAFAGYVVAVLFLLGGRSIRRTNIIDIVQESHKSEPIREVKRWYGPAGVALLVIGGAGGYLMPSFFVNVLHWYPPAVVDAVFYLPALAGMYMILLHTVVNGWRKGRRYRDIIATSMMKFQGRQTVRNMLVMTLLIAGAYFASFYAPMLNTSSTYSFGSRPVDFEYHWRNDQPLPQREEVEALAAEQGVEITSWTQREAAYLASDGYESVEHDNGALGTTYTTEYREIQGGAVFFSESAWNALTGQSVDLAPGTCANVLDDEGGSDYLSGGDVTLITNMVTHKALRVIPAEPLCFTMLLGSYVLDDADYAAITEGLTDLWRETYVFFNAPEAGYSFARALFDEIVDRSGVEVLQMDAYDLVRDTLAEEAGEPYPYNRENIAAHGFPVIEREDRDSSDFRNYWLYMPQFRILDQNDFVTTMAVFLMLFIFIALICFAAVVVIAYTRCFTIALTNRRVYDDLRHLGAPNAYLFRSVRGQMGKVFLVPAIVGTGLISAFYTMIMYFNDNRFTPGESAGMAVCAAVIAAVSLVLYGVYRFTRRRVCQALRITTPRRMAGGKRL, from the coding sequence ATGAAAACATTTTCTCAGGTCTATGCCCGCCTGCGGCGGAAAAACCGGGGACAGTACGCGCTTCTCGCGCTCTGCTGCTTCTTCTCCGTGCTGCTGATCACCGCCTATGTATGCATGATGCGCTCGCCCACCATTCTCTCCGTCTTGCCGGAGGGAGGCGACAGCCGCAAGCAGGTGATGATGGTTTTTGTGCTGGCGGTGATTGGCTGCGGCGTGTTCACCACCTATGCCGCCGGCCTCTTCTTCCGGCAGAAATCTCGGGAGACCGGTGTGTTTTTGGCCCTGGGTGCCTCCCGCCGGCAACTGAGAAGCGAGATGGGAAAGGAGCTAGCGGTGCTCTCCCTGGGTTCCTGCGCCGCAGGCGCGGTGCTGGGCGGTCCTCTGGCCTGGGCCGTGTGGCAGCTGTTTCGGCTGTTTCTGGTGGACTCTCAGGAGATGTCTCTCTCCTTTGACCCCCGGTCCTATCTGCTGGCCTTGGCCTTTGCCGGATATGTGGTGGCGGTGCTGTTCCTGCTGGGCGGACGGTCCATCCGCCGCACGAACATCATCGATATTGTCCAGGAGTCCCATAAGTCCGAGCCCATCCGGGAGGTCAAACGGTGGTATGGTCCCGCAGGCGTCGCCCTGTTGGTGATTGGCGGCGCGGGCGGGTATCTCATGCCCTCGTTCTTTGTCAACGTACTTCACTGGTACCCGCCCGCCGTGGTGGACGCCGTCTTCTATCTCCCGGCCCTGGCGGGGATGTACATGATTCTCCTGCACACGGTTGTGAATGGCTGGAGAAAGGGCCGCAGATACCGGGACATCATCGCAACGTCCATGATGAAGTTTCAGGGCCGTCAGACCGTACGGAATATGCTGGTAATGACGCTGCTGATCGCCGGCGCCTACTTCGCCAGCTTCTACGCTCCCATGCTGAACACCAGTTCCACCTACAGCTTTGGCAGCCGCCCGGTAGACTTTGAATATCACTGGCGGAATGATCAGCCCCTTCCTCAGCGGGAGGAGGTGGAGGCCCTGGCAGCGGAGCAGGGCGTGGAAATCACCTCCTGGACCCAGCGAGAAGCCGCCTATCTCGCCAGCGACGGCTATGAGTCCGTCGAGCACGACAATGGTGCCCTGGGCACCACCTACACCACGGAGTACCGGGAGATTCAAGGCGGCGCCGTCTTCTTCTCCGAGAGTGCCTGGAACGCCCTCACTGGGCAGAGCGTGGATCTGGCTCCCGGCACCTGCGCCAACGTGCTGGATGACGAGGGAGGCAGCGACTATCTCTCCGGCGGCGACGTGACGCTCATCACCAACATGGTTACACATAAGGCGCTGCGGGTGATCCCGGCGGAACCGCTGTGCTTCACCATGCTGCTGGGCAGCTATGTGCTGGACGACGCCGACTACGCCGCTATCACGGAGGGCCTCACAGACCTCTGGCGGGAGACGTATGTATTCTTCAACGCGCCGGAGGCGGGCTATTCCTTTGCCCGTGCCCTCTTTGACGAAATTGTGGACCGCTCCGGCGTCGAGGTGCTGCAGATGGACGCCTATGACCTGGTGCGGGATACGCTGGCGGAGGAGGCCGGGGAGCCCTATCCCTATAACCGGGAAAATATTGCTGCCCATGGCTTCCCCGTCATAGAGCGGGAGGACCGAGACTCCTCGGATTTCCGCAACTACTGGCTCTACATGCCCCAGTTCCGGATTCTGGACCAGAACGACTTCGTCACCACGATGGCGGTCTTTTTGATGCTCTTCATCTTCATCGCCCTCATCTGCTTCGCGGCGGTGGTCGTTATCGCCTATACCCGCTGTTTCACCATCGCCCTCACCAACCGCCGCGTCTACGACGACCTGCGGCACCTGGGCGCGCCGAATGCCTATCTCTTCCGCTCCGTAAGGGGGCAGATGGGTAAGGTGTTCCTGGTGCCGGCCATCGTGGGCACCGGACTGATCTCCGCCTTCTATACCATGATCATGTACTTCAATGATAACCGCTTCACCCCCGGCGAGTCTGCCGGCATGGCTGTCTGCGCCGCCGTGATCGCTGCTGTCTCCCTGGTGCTCTATGGCGTCTACCGCTTCACCCGGCGCCGGGTCTGCCAGGCCCTGCGGATCACCACCCCCCGGCGCATGGCCGGTGGGAAGCGTCTGTGA
- a CDS encoding ABC transporter ATP-binding protein, whose protein sequence is MTILETRELRKIYGSGNTEVRALDGVNLSVEKGEFVAVVGTSGSGKSTLLHMLGGLDRPTSGTVTVDGRELSALKDEALTIFRRRKIGFVFQNYNLVPVLNVRENIILPIQLDGNQPDKAYVAQIIETLGLESKLQNLPGNLSGGQQQRVAIARALAAKPAIILADEPTGNLDSATSQDVMGLLKVTSEKFSQTVVMITHNEEIAQMADRIIRIEDGRIVVRG, encoded by the coding sequence ATGACAATTTTGGAGACCAGGGAGCTGCGGAAGATTTACGGCTCCGGGAACACCGAGGTGCGGGCTCTGGATGGGGTGAACCTCAGCGTGGAAAAGGGTGAGTTCGTGGCGGTGGTGGGCACCTCCGGCTCCGGCAAGTCCACGCTGCTGCACATGCTGGGCGGGCTGGACCGGCCCACCTCCGGCACCGTCACCGTAGATGGCCGGGAGCTCTCTGCCCTGAAGGACGAGGCCCTGACGATTTTCCGCCGGCGGAAGATCGGGTTTGTGTTCCAGAACTACAACCTGGTGCCGGTACTGAATGTGCGGGAGAATATCATTCTGCCCATCCAGCTGGACGGAAACCAGCCTGATAAGGCTTATGTTGCACAGATTATAGAGACGCTGGGACTGGAGTCGAAGCTCCAGAACCTGCCGGGAAATCTCTCCGGCGGCCAGCAGCAGCGGGTAGCCATCGCCCGGGCTTTGGCGGCCAAGCCCGCCATTATTTTGGCCGATGAGCCAACCGGCAACCTGGACTCCGCCACCAGCCAGGACGTGATGGGCCTTTTAAAGGTCACAAGCGAGAAGTTCAGCCAGACCGTGGTGATGATCACCCACAACGAGGAGATCGCCCAGATGGCGGACCGGATCATCCGCATTGAGGACGGCCGGATCGTGGTGAGAGGGTGA